A genomic segment from Rhinatrema bivittatum chromosome 19, aRhiBiv1.1, whole genome shotgun sequence encodes:
- the LOC115080931 gene encoding ADM-like — translation MTPTQLLPVLFCVLTTALCNSPREKDKDRPLPPSTVSFLERLKSLRSPSALQEAGSLPYVRPEEVQERSGAPARPLPRRREKRHVAPGIAMRGCHLGTCQLQNLASTLYRLGNNTGKNGSNRNTKDPRGYGRRRRSLARKKQHSPARRIAVAQRRLAT, via the exons ATGACTCCCACGCAGCTGCTCCCTGTGCTGTTCTGTGTGCTGACAACAGCTCTCTGCAACTCTCCGAGAGAAAAGGACAAAGACAG ACCCTTGCCTCCTTCCACGGTTTCCTTTCTGGAGAGACTAAAGAGCCTGCGGTCACCCTCCGCCCTGCAGGAAGCAGGGAGTCTCCCCTATGTGAGGCCCGAGGAAGTCCAGGAACGCAGCGGTGCTCCCGCCAG GCCCCTGCCTCGCCGGAGGGAGAAGCGCCACGTCGCCCCGGGCATCGCCATGCGAGGGTGCCACCTGGGCACCTGCCAGCTCCAGAACCTTGCCAGCACGCTCTACCGCCTCGGCAACAACACCGGGAAAAATGGCTCCAACCGGAACACCAAGGACCCGAGGGGCTATGGCCGCAGGCGCCGCTCTTTGGCCAGGAAGAAACAGCACAGTCCTGCCCGGAGGATCGCTGTGGCTCAGCGACGGCTTGCCACCTAG